The following are encoded in a window of Clostridia bacterium genomic DNA:
- the aguB gene encoding N-carbamoylputrescine amidase → MRKVTVAATQMSCTWDIRENINKAEKLVRDAASKGANIILLQELFETPYFCQKEDIEYYKYAEPVEKNTAVSHFKKVARELSIVLPISFYERKNNARYNSVAVIDADGEVLGVYRKTHIPDGPGYEEKFYFNPGDTGFRVWDTKYARIGVGICWDQWFPETARCMTLMGAELLFYPTAIGSEPEESADAAVDSRDHWQLCMRGHSASNIIPVVASNRIGAEKIKDSSITFYGSSFITNHVGEKVAEADRGSETVVVSEFDIDQIDVYRSSWGIFRDRRPEMYKAIMTSDGCV, encoded by the coding sequence ATGAGGAAAGTAACGGTAGCAGCAACGCAAATGAGCTGTACATGGGACATAAGAGAAAATATAAATAAGGCCGAAAAGCTTGTTCGTGATGCAGCTTCAAAGGGTGCTAATATTATTTTGCTGCAAGAGCTCTTTGAAACCCCCTACTTTTGTCAGAAGGAAGATATTGAGTATTATAAATATGCAGAACCAGTAGAGAAAAATACTGCAGTATCACACTTCAAAAAGGTGGCCAGAGAGCTTAGTATAGTTCTTCCGATAAGCTTTTATGAGAGAAAGAATAATGCAAGATATAATTCAGTGGCAGTCATAGACGCTGATGGTGAAGTTTTGGGAGTGTACAGGAAAACTCATATTCCGGATGGGCCTGGATATGAAGAAAAATTTTACTTTAATCCGGGTGATACAGGCTTCAGGGTGTGGGATACCAAATACGCCAGAATAGGTGTAGGAATATGCTGGGACCAGTGGTTTCCTGAAACTGCTAGATGTATGACGCTGATGGGTGCTGAACTGCTCTTTTATCCAACAGCCATAGGGTCAGAGCCTGAGGAGTCGGCTGATGCGGCAGTAGATTCAAGGGATCACTGGCAACTATGCATGCGTGGGCACTCTGCTTCAAATATTATTCCGGTGGTTGCATCAAATCGTATCGGGGCTGAAAAAATAAAGGATTCAAGTATTACTTTCTATGGTTCATCATTTATCACAAACCATGTAGGCGAAAAGGTGGCTGAGGCGGATAGGGGTTCCGAAACTGTCGTCGTTTCCGAATTCGATATTGATCAGATTGATGTATACAGAAGTTCATGGGGGATTTTCAGAGACAGAAGACCTGAGATGTATAAAGCTATAATGACCAGTGATGGATGTGTATAA
- a CDS encoding methyltransferase domain-containing protein, whose product MFIIKNSLGQSHDIISQVVTEGDTVIDATAGNGNDTVFLAGLVKDSGKVYSFDIQQQALEKTKKRLSEKGFADRVELINDGHQNMGLYVKTGVKAVMFNLGYLPGGNHNIGTKGETTIKAIEKAMELLKVSGVISIVVYYGGDSGFDEKEEVLEYIKRIDFKKFSVLQSEFVNQPNCPPILVCIQKYSE is encoded by the coding sequence TTGTTTATAATAAAGAATTCCCTTGGACAATCCCATGATATAATAAGTCAGGTAGTAACAGAGGGGGATACTGTAATAGATGCTACAGCCGGAAATGGAAACGACACTGTCTTTTTAGCAGGTTTGGTTAAAGATAGTGGAAAAGTGTATTCATTTGACATACAGCAGCAGGCACTGGAAAAAACTAAAAAAAGGCTAAGTGAAAAAGGATTTGCTGACAGGGTAGAACTTATAAACGACGGGCATCAGAATATGGGATTATACGTGAAAACCGGTGTGAAAGCGGTTATGTTCAATCTTGGGTATTTACCCGGGGGAAATCATAATATCGGCACAAAAGGGGAAACCACAATAAAGGCAATAGAGAAGGCTATGGAACTCTTGAAGGTATCAGGAGTAATATCAATTGTGGTCTATTACGGAGGGGACAGCGGCTTCGATGAGAAGGAAGAAGTCCTGGAATATATAAAGAGAATAGATTTTAAAAAGTTTTCTGTTCTTCAGTCAGAGTTTGTTAATCAGCCTAATTGTCCTCCTATACTGGTATGTATACAGAAGTACAGTGAATAA